The following coding sequences are from one Methanosarcina sp. WWM596 window:
- the leuS gene encoding leucine--tRNA ligase yields the protein MEQDYKPHEIENKWQKNWDESQIFQPEPDKREKFFITIPYPYLNGNLHAGHTRTFTIGDVVARHKRMLGYNVLYPMGFHVTGTPIVGLAELIASRDPQTMDVYERLHGIPGDILPTLDTPEKIVDYFKREAEKAMRMIGYSIDWRRKFTTTDPTYKKFIEWQYIRLGEKGLIVKGSHPVKWCPNDNNPVEDHDILHGEEATIVEYTLIKFRYKDLVLPCATLRPETTFGVTNLWVNPEVDYVKARVEKDGYEEFWVVSRDAFRKLTFTDRTVEYVEDVPAKSIVGIKLTNPVTGDEVISLPASFVKPENGSGIVMSVPAHAPFDYLALRDLYDADLSEYEITEDLRNIKLISLIKVPEFGEFPAKEIVESMGITSQKDPKAEEATKIVYRREFHGGVLKELTGKYEGYAVSKIKDVLTRDLISANVGDVFYEFSEPVVCRCGTPCVVNMVKGQWFLNYSNPEWKAKVYRCLSQMRIIPAEYRVEFENKVDWLKDKACARRKGLGTRFPLDKEWLIESLGDSTIYMSYYILAKFIEKGDLALEQLTLSFFDYVLLGIGDSKAVSAETGLKTELVEEIRRHFNYWYPVDLRSSGKDLVPNHLLFFLFHHVALFEEENWPKALAVNGFVSLEGQKMSKSKGPILTLESAVSEYGADITRMYILSTAEQTQDADWQKTGIDSARRQVDRFYSFAKDVIESGKRASLSTELKQIDRWMLSRMQNYIRGTNIALDSIQTREAIQNSFFLLINDVRWYQRRGGDNLLYYVLDNWVRLMTPFTPHLCEEIWEAMGHEDPVSLAQYPLYNEDLIDEGAELAEEAVKSTLDDIEEIVRVTKMTPQKVYLYTSPAWKTAAIKCACELQIKAPLEVGTLIKTLMSNPDLKRFGKEIPKFVQKIIPEFKSGGAERYETFAYLGLDEQTLLKESAAFLEKEIGCPVEIQSADSPEYDPQKKSRFAEPLRPAIYIEAKQEE from the coding sequence ATGGAGCAGGACTATAAACCTCATGAGATCGAAAATAAATGGCAGAAAAATTGGGACGAAAGCCAAATTTTCCAGCCCGAACCCGATAAGCGGGAGAAGTTTTTCATAACAATCCCCTATCCCTACCTGAACGGGAACCTGCACGCAGGACACACCAGAACCTTCACCATAGGCGATGTGGTGGCAAGGCACAAAAGGATGCTTGGCTACAATGTGCTTTACCCGATGGGTTTCCACGTAACTGGCACGCCCATCGTGGGACTTGCTGAGCTGATTGCAAGCCGGGACCCTCAGACCATGGACGTTTACGAACGCCTGCATGGGATTCCTGGGGATATCCTGCCGACCCTTGATACTCCGGAAAAAATCGTTGACTATTTCAAGCGTGAAGCCGAGAAAGCCATGCGCATGATCGGATACTCCATTGACTGGAGGCGCAAATTCACAACAACTGACCCCACTTACAAAAAGTTCATTGAATGGCAGTATATCCGGCTTGGAGAAAAAGGCCTGATTGTGAAAGGCTCCCACCCCGTGAAATGGTGCCCGAACGACAACAACCCTGTAGAAGACCACGACATCCTGCACGGGGAAGAAGCCACAATTGTAGAGTACACCCTGATAAAGTTCAGATACAAAGACCTGGTCCTCCCCTGTGCTACCCTCAGGCCGGAAACAACATTCGGAGTGACCAATCTCTGGGTCAATCCGGAAGTTGATTACGTAAAGGCAAGAGTTGAAAAAGACGGATACGAAGAGTTCTGGGTTGTCAGCAGGGATGCTTTCCGAAAACTGACCTTTACGGACAGAACTGTGGAATACGTCGAGGATGTGCCTGCAAAATCCATCGTAGGGATAAAACTCACAAACCCGGTAACCGGAGATGAAGTAATCTCTCTTCCTGCATCTTTCGTAAAACCCGAAAACGGAAGCGGAATCGTAATGAGTGTGCCTGCACATGCACCTTTTGACTACCTTGCCCTGCGTGACCTCTATGATGCAGACCTGAGCGAATATGAGATAACTGAAGACCTGAGAAATATCAAACTGATTTCCCTTATTAAAGTGCCCGAATTCGGGGAATTCCCTGCAAAAGAAATCGTAGAAAGCATGGGAATAACAAGCCAGAAAGACCCGAAAGCCGAGGAAGCCACAAAGATCGTGTACCGAAGGGAGTTCCACGGTGGAGTCCTTAAGGAGCTCACAGGCAAATACGAGGGATACGCAGTCTCCAAAATTAAGGACGTTCTTACTAGAGACCTCATCAGCGCAAACGTGGGAGATGTCTTTTATGAGTTCAGCGAACCCGTGGTTTGCCGCTGTGGCACTCCCTGTGTAGTAAACATGGTAAAAGGCCAGTGGTTCCTGAATTACTCAAACCCTGAATGGAAAGCAAAGGTTTACAGATGCCTCAGTCAGATGCGGATTATTCCTGCGGAATACAGGGTTGAGTTTGAGAACAAGGTTGACTGGCTCAAGGATAAAGCCTGCGCCCGCAGGAAAGGCCTTGGAACCCGTTTTCCCCTTGATAAGGAGTGGCTGATTGAATCCCTTGGGGATTCAACAATTTACATGAGCTATTACATTCTTGCCAAGTTCATCGAAAAGGGTGACCTTGCTCTTGAACAGCTTACCCTGTCATTCTTCGACTACGTCTTGCTCGGAATAGGCGATTCAAAAGCAGTTTCTGCGGAAACCGGCCTCAAAACGGAGCTCGTGGAAGAAATTCGCAGACATTTCAATTACTGGTATCCGGTTGACCTGCGTTCTTCCGGAAAGGACCTTGTTCCGAACCACCTGCTTTTCTTCCTCTTCCACCATGTAGCCCTTTTTGAGGAGGAAAACTGGCCAAAAGCTCTTGCAGTAAACGGCTTTGTCTCCCTGGAAGGACAAAAGATGAGCAAGTCCAAAGGCCCCATCCTCACCCTGGAAAGTGCGGTCAGTGAGTACGGCGCAGACATTACAAGGATGTATATCCTTTCTACAGCCGAACAGACTCAGGATGCAGACTGGCAGAAGACAGGAATCGATTCCGCCAGACGGCAGGTGGACAGGTTCTATTCCTTTGCAAAAGATGTAATCGAGAGTGGGAAGCGGGCTTCCCTGAGCACCGAGCTAAAGCAGATCGACCGCTGGATGCTTTCGCGGATGCAGAACTATATCAGGGGGACAAACATCGCCCTTGACTCTATCCAGACCAGGGAAGCCATCCAGAACTCCTTCTTCCTGCTCATAAATGATGTCAGGTGGTACCAGAGGAGAGGCGGAGATAATCTGTTGTACTACGTGCTAGACAACTGGGTTAGGCTTATGACTCCTTTCACTCCTCACCTCTGTGAGGAAATCTGGGAAGCCATGGGGCACGAAGACCCGGTTTCCCTTGCCCAGTATCCACTCTATAATGAAGACCTCATAGACGAAGGAGCCGAACTTGCAGAAGAGGCTGTAAAGAGTACTCTGGATGATATTGAAGAGATTGTAAGGGTAACAAAGATGACCCCTCAAAAGGTCTATCTCTACACCTCTCCTGCCTGGAAAACCGCAGCGATAAAGTGCGCTTGCGAATTGCAGATTAAAGCCCCTCTGGAAGTGGGTACTCTGATCAAAACCCTGATGTCTAACCCTGACCTCAAGCGCTTTGGAAAGGAGATCCCGAAGTTCGTGCAGAAAATAATTCCCGAGTTCAAGAGCGGAGGCGCAGAACGCTACGAAACTTTTGCCTACCTCGGCCTTGATGAACAGACTCTCCTGAAAGAGTCTGCCGCATTCCTGGAAAAAGAAATCGGCTGCCCAGTTGAAATCCAGAGTGCCGATTCTCCAGAGTATGACCCGCAGAAGAAGTCAAGGTTTGCAGAACCTCTCAGGCCTGCGATTTACATTGAGGCAAAGCAGGAAGAATAA
- the thrC gene encoding threonine synthase, whose translation MYHLKCIECGAEYSKNEVIYTCSKCDGLLDVIYDYSSIKLDMEKLKTECPSVWKYAKLLPIDSEPVTIQEGGTPLYKCDRLAEKIGIKELYVKHEGMNPTGSFKDRGMTVGVTKALELGMKTVACASTGNTSASLAIYGAKAGVPVIVLLPAGKVALGKIAQALMHGAKVLSIRGNFDDALALVRTLCSQEKIYLLNSINPYRLEGQKTIGFEIADQLGFKVPDRIVLPVGNAGNITAIYKGFREFKILGITGSLPKMTGIQAEGSCPIVKAIKNEAPAITPEEHPETVATAIRIGNPVNATKALSAIRQSGGTAESVTDEEILAAQKDLARLEGIGVEPASAASVAGLKKLVDMGIIGRDETVVCITTGHLLKDPQTVIDVCEEPTVVDANIEAIREAIFGKAK comes from the coding sequence ATGTATCATTTGAAATGTATCGAATGCGGTGCAGAGTATTCCAAAAATGAAGTAATATATACCTGCAGCAAATGTGACGGGCTGCTTGATGTTATTTATGACTATTCTTCAATTAAACTTGACATGGAAAAACTGAAGACCGAATGCCCTTCGGTCTGGAAGTACGCAAAACTCCTCCCGATCGACAGCGAGCCTGTGACTATCCAGGAAGGCGGGACTCCTTTATATAAATGCGACCGCCTGGCCGAAAAGATAGGAATAAAAGAACTCTACGTAAAACACGAGGGGATGAACCCCACCGGTTCCTTCAAGGACAGGGGGATGACCGTAGGAGTTACGAAAGCGCTTGAGCTCGGGATGAAGACTGTTGCCTGCGCATCTACGGGGAACACCTCCGCATCTCTTGCAATCTACGGAGCAAAAGCAGGAGTCCCTGTTATAGTGCTGCTCCCGGCAGGAAAAGTGGCCCTTGGAAAAATAGCCCAGGCCCTCATGCACGGGGCAAAGGTCCTCAGCATCCGCGGAAACTTTGACGATGCCCTTGCTCTTGTGCGCACGCTCTGTTCCCAGGAAAAAATTTACCTTTTAAATTCCATCAACCCGTACAGGCTGGAAGGCCAGAAAACCATCGGTTTTGAGATTGCAGACCAGCTAGGTTTCAAAGTGCCTGACAGGATTGTCCTGCCCGTAGGAAACGCAGGAAATATTACTGCGATATATAAGGGCTTCAGGGAGTTCAAAATACTCGGGATAACGGGTTCTCTCCCGAAGATGACCGGTATCCAGGCAGAAGGTTCTTGTCCCATCGTAAAAGCCATAAAAAACGAGGCTCCTGCAATCACTCCGGAAGAGCACCCTGAGACAGTTGCAACTGCAATCAGGATTGGAAACCCTGTAAACGCTACAAAAGCCCTCAGCGCAATCCGGCAATCCGGTGGAACTGCAGAGTCCGTTACTGATGAAGAAATCCTTGCAGCCCAGAAAGACCTGGCAAGGCTTGAAGGCATAGGGGTCGAACCCGCAAGTGCAGCTTCTGTAGCAGGACTTAAGAAACTTGTCGATATGGGAATTATAGGCAGAGACGAAACCGTTGTCTGTATCACGACAGGTCACCTCCTTAAAGACCCTCAGACTGTGATTGATGTCTGCGAGGAGCCGACTGTAGTGGACGCAAATATCGAAGCCATCCGGGAAGCAATCTTCGGAAAGGCTAAATAA
- a CDS encoding DUF1622 domain-containing protein codes for MFVNAFSSLFNIVGSLLIIYGGLRATLGVIQIEILKKNYSYQHVRKELTNKIVFGLEFFIAADVLETVLNPSQEELLLLGTVVLIRTVLGYFLSKEVLEYKLD; via the coding sequence TTGTTTGTCAACGCATTCTCTTCTCTGTTCAATATTGTGGGCTCTCTCCTCATAATATATGGTGGGCTCAGGGCAACGTTAGGGGTTATCCAAATTGAAATTTTGAAGAAAAATTACAGCTACCAGCATGTAAGAAAAGAGCTTACAAACAAAATTGTCTTCGGGCTTGAGTTTTTCATTGCAGCCGATGTCCTGGAAACCGTACTTAATCCCTCGCAGGAAGAACTGCTCCTGCTGGGTACGGTCGTGTTGATAAGAACGGTTCTTGGCTATTTCCTCAGCAAGGAAGTTTTGGAATACAAGCTTGATTGA
- a CDS encoding AIR carboxylase family protein: protein MVDISLIMGSESDRSIANRAVSVLEKSKYTYEVVVISAHRNPDELDSYVSGTDAKVFITIAGLSAALPGVVASRTKKPVIGVPVSAKLGGLDALLSIAQMPPGVPVGSVGIDNGANGAYLALRILDLIENP, encoded by the coding sequence ATGGTCGACATCTCACTGATTATGGGTTCTGAGTCCGACAGATCAATCGCCAACAGAGCGGTTTCTGTACTTGAGAAGAGCAAATATACTTACGAAGTAGTGGTTATCTCTGCCCACAGGAACCCTGATGAGCTTGATAGCTATGTTTCAGGTACGGACGCAAAAGTCTTCATCACAATAGCGGGTCTATCGGCAGCTCTCCCTGGAGTTGTGGCTTCCAGGACGAAAAAACCTGTAATAGGTGTGCCTGTAAGTGCAAAACTCGGCGGACTTGATGCCCTTCTCTCCATAGCCCAGATGCCCCCGGGAGTACCTGTGGGGAGTGTAGGGATTGACAATGGGGCAAACGGCGCATATCTTGCCCTGAGAATTCTGGATTTAATCGAAAACCCTTAA
- a CDS encoding chorismate mutase produces MSELEAVRKEIEKIDREILSLIDKRVSLSEKVLESKRINGTSINDRKQNEVVINRALNAATELNLDLGSIKEIYEILIRMSIERQKELSGKGSLP; encoded by the coding sequence TTGAGTGAACTTGAAGCTGTCCGCAAAGAAATCGAGAAGATTGACAGGGAAATCCTTTCCCTAATTGATAAAAGAGTTAGCCTTTCTGAGAAAGTGCTTGAATCAAAAAGAATAAATGGAACTTCCATAAATGACCGTAAGCAAAACGAGGTTGTAATTAACAGGGCATTAAACGCTGCAACCGAACTCAACCTTGATTTAGGGTCGATAAAAGAAATTTATGAAATTCTTATCAGGATGAGTATCGAACGCCAGAAAGAATTAAGTGGAAAGGGAAGCCTGCCCTGA
- a CDS encoding shikimate kinase, translated as MTLEGHACAFGAGTIINAIATWKGAAFGIDLKTFAEVELSEGKSGILGSIEEMPDGDPRLIERCVELVLERFGLELGGTIRTGSEIPLAGGLKSSSAAANASVLATLRAVGETLPPLEIIKLGVKAAKEVGVTVTGAFDDACASFLGGIVITDNRKMELIRHEEADSKVLIFAPIKKAFSADTNVKRSHLIAPYVEMAYKLALEGEYERAMTLNGFLYCGALGFDTEPMLRALECGIKGVSLSGTGPSYATLVKAEQVKELKTAWESCGIEGKVIETSINNRDAISFNREGSF; from the coding sequence ATGACACTTGAAGGTCATGCTTGTGCTTTCGGGGCTGGAACAATAATAAACGCCATAGCTACCTGGAAAGGTGCAGCATTCGGAATAGACTTAAAAACCTTTGCAGAAGTGGAACTCTCAGAGGGTAAATCTGGCATTTTGGGCTCAATTGAAGAAATGCCCGACGGAGACCCTCGTCTTATAGAACGCTGCGTAGAACTCGTCCTTGAACGATTCGGGCTTGAACTTGGAGGTACGATAAGGACAGGAAGTGAAATCCCCCTTGCAGGAGGGCTCAAGAGCAGCAGTGCTGCAGCAAATGCTTCAGTCCTTGCCACCCTCCGTGCAGTTGGCGAGACCCTGCCCCCCCTTGAAATCATAAAACTGGGCGTAAAGGCTGCAAAAGAAGTTGGAGTCACGGTAACAGGAGCTTTTGACGATGCCTGTGCCTCCTTTTTAGGTGGGATTGTTATCACTGATAACCGAAAAATGGAACTTATCAGGCACGAAGAAGCAGATTCAAAAGTCCTGATATTTGCCCCGATAAAAAAAGCTTTCAGTGCGGACACAAATGTGAAACGTTCCCATCTGATTGCACCATATGTAGAAATGGCATACAAGCTTGCCCTTGAAGGTGAATACGAACGCGCAATGACACTTAATGGCTTTCTCTACTGCGGAGCCCTTGGTTTTGATACGGAACCCATGCTCAGGGCTCTGGAATGCGGGATAAAAGGAGTCAGCCTTTCCGGAACCGGCCCTTCCTACGCAACACTGGTGAAAGCTGAGCAGGTAAAAGAGCTAAAAACTGCCTGGGAAAGCTGCGGAATAGAAGGAAAGGTCATAGAGACCAGTATAAATAACAGAGATGCGATATCCTTTAACAGGGAGGGGTCCTTTTGA
- a CDS encoding phosphate uptake regulator PhoU, translating to METRKVQQTGGSTYIISLPKQWAEKVGIETGTRVSIQAQPDGKLLIDPILEGRTIKTKRIDVTSYETKALERDIIAAYLYGYDRMEFTSKRILAEQKQVIRKVCYKLIGPEIIEESSNCVVIQDLLNPNELHIKKGIYRMFLITGSMQKDAIRALKTVDHDLALDVSQRDDEVDRLCLLISKQFRSVLCGGRIPDSSETSIEEYHDFRMAASPIERIADHSQRIANVASKMQEPVREDVMEVIEDLSNTYMELVQQAVDALYNADASLANRVIDSIDGMRLHIKELHASILKLESHEIMISLGMIVDSLSRIGDLGSNISEIAINSSIRDK from the coding sequence ATAGAGACCAGAAAAGTACAGCAGACAGGCGGATCCACTTATATTATTTCTCTCCCTAAACAGTGGGCCGAAAAAGTAGGAATCGAAACAGGGACGAGAGTATCCATTCAGGCTCAGCCAGACGGAAAACTGTTAATTGACCCTATTCTGGAAGGACGCACGATAAAAACGAAAAGGATCGATGTGACTAGCTATGAGACAAAAGCTCTTGAAAGGGATATCATTGCTGCATACCTTTATGGTTATGACAGGATGGAGTTTACCTCAAAAAGGATACTTGCCGAACAGAAACAGGTCATCCGGAAGGTCTGTTACAAGCTTATAGGCCCTGAAATCATTGAGGAAAGCTCAAACTGCGTGGTCATTCAGGATCTACTTAACCCCAATGAACTTCATATAAAAAAAGGTATCTACAGGATGTTCCTGATTACCGGCTCCATGCAAAAAGATGCCATACGAGCTCTTAAAACTGTTGACCACGACCTTGCTCTTGATGTAAGCCAGAGGGATGACGAGGTCGACAGGTTATGTCTCCTGATTTCCAAACAGTTCCGTTCCGTTCTCTGCGGGGGCAGAATTCCCGATTCCTCGGAAACAAGTATCGAGGAATACCACGACTTCAGAATGGCGGCAAGCCCTATCGAAAGAATAGCAGACCACTCACAGAGGATTGCAAACGTTGCCTCAAAAATGCAGGAGCCAGTCAGGGAAGATGTAATGGAAGTCATTGAGGATCTCAGCAACACTTACATGGAACTTGTCCAGCAGGCAGTAGATGCCCTCTATAATGCTGATGCCTCTCTTGCAAACAGGGTAATTGATAGTATAGACGGTATGCGCTTGCATATAAAAGAGCTGCATGCATCTATTCTCAAACTGGAATCTCATGAAATCATGATATCCCTGGGGATGATAGTGGACAGTCTCTCAAGAATAGGAGACCTTGGCTCTAACATATCTGAGATAGCCATCAATTCCTCTATAAGGGACAAATGA
- a CDS encoding Era-like GTP-binding protein, which produces MNMIKRFKVSFSKVFNKLFRKKGACIGIYGPPNAGKTTLSNRILRDWIGGEETMGSVSHIAHETRHAKRRNAVTIETNGHTISLDIVDTPGLATKIDFHDFMEQGMSDSESKKRSKEATEGVIEAVKWLDDLDGVILVMDSTENPYTQVNVTVIGNMEARNLPLLIVANKVDLPDADPGVIKEAFPQHPMVPVSALEGVGMDSFYEALAKQFG; this is translated from the coding sequence ATGAATATGATAAAACGATTTAAGGTAAGCTTTTCAAAAGTGTTTAATAAACTGTTCAGGAAAAAAGGAGCATGCATAGGTATCTACGGCCCCCCCAATGCCGGCAAGACAACCCTTAGCAATCGCATCCTCAGGGATTGGATCGGAGGCGAGGAAACCATGGGTTCGGTTTCACATATCGCCCACGAAACCAGACATGCAAAACGAAGAAACGCAGTCACTATCGAGACTAACGGGCATACTATCAGCCTTGATATTGTGGATACTCCCGGACTTGCAACAAAGATCGATTTCCATGATTTTATGGAACAGGGGATGAGTGACTCCGAATCAAAGAAAAGATCGAAAGAAGCAACAGAAGGAGTAATTGAAGCTGTCAAATGGCTGGATGACCTTGACGGAGTCATACTGGTGATGGATTCCACAGAAAATCCTTATACTCAGGTTAACGTAACCGTTATAGGGAATATGGAAGCCAGAAACCTACCGCTTCTTATTGTAGCAAACAAAGTAGACCTTCCTGACGCCGATCCAGGAGTCATAAAGGAAGCCTTCCCTCAACACCCCATGGTACCTGTCTCGGCGCTTGAAGGAGTGGGAATGGACTCATTCTACGAAGCTCTGGCCAAACAGTTCGGGTGA